Proteins encoded in a region of the Syntrophorhabdales bacterium genome:
- a CDS encoding AMP-binding protein, whose translation MPLGGFTPYNRKDAEKYNRMRWWLGMTWGDVFDRATDLYPDKIGLVDDTGRWTYGELRATVDRLAIGFMKLGIMPGDRVFIQIPNWHEYIYCFFALQKIGAVPVLLVPRHNQIEIRHLYKLTEPVAWILPAQYGKIEYQPIIDDVLKESPKIKHIIQVRADNTRYHKLEKLIADGEPTEENLLALEQRRPDPDQVAQIMPTGGTTGLPKASPRTHNNYINNVEYHAYRWELTSDDVLMVVTPVAHGMGLHWGIGGAVFRYAKLVLLDSVAPEAICETVQREKVTAIPTVPALIARVVQMEDLQKYDLSSLKKISVGGAPSTPELVKTVYEKIGCQFINGFGSVEGTCAGTKLGDSIELICGSVGTPVCPYDNLKIVDTNGNEVAQGTDGELVSKGPGIFTGYFKSPEENANIFTTDGFFKTGDQARKDEYGNIWITGRIKDIIIRGGENISAVEIEGLISVHPDVRDVAVVGMPDKILGERICAYIIPSVGKKPTLQEIVLFLKGRGASVLQLPERLELVEELPLTKVGKVDKKALRADIQKKVEGEA comes from the coding sequence ATGCCGTTGGGAGGCTTCACACCGTACAACAGGAAGGACGCAGAGAAATATAACAGAATGCGCTGGTGGCTGGGCATGACCTGGGGAGATGTCTTCGACAGAGCCACAGATCTTTATCCCGACAAAATCGGCTTGGTCGACGATACAGGAAGATGGACCTATGGCGAACTGCGTGCAACAGTAGACAGACTTGCCATCGGCTTTATGAAGCTGGGCATCATGCCGGGGGACAGGGTTTTCATTCAGATCCCCAACTGGCATGAATACATATACTGCTTTTTTGCCCTGCAAAAGATCGGTGCCGTTCCGGTTCTTTTGGTTCCAAGACACAACCAGATCGAAATCCGTCACCTTTATAAACTTACCGAACCGGTGGCCTGGATCCTTCCGGCACAGTACGGCAAAATCGAATACCAGCCGATCATCGATGATGTCCTTAAGGAAAGTCCGAAAATCAAGCACATCATTCAGGTCAGGGCCGACAATACCAGGTACCACAAACTGGAAAAACTTATCGCGGACGGAGAGCCGACTGAAGAGAACCTGCTTGCGCTTGAACAGCGCAGGCCCGACCCCGATCAAGTCGCCCAGATTATGCCTACAGGCGGGACAACGGGATTACCCAAGGCGAGCCCACGCACTCACAACAACTACATCAATAATGTTGAGTATCATGCGTACCGATGGGAACTCACCAGTGACGATGTGCTCATGGTGGTCACTCCCGTGGCACATGGCATGGGCCTGCACTGGGGCATTGGCGGTGCTGTTTTCAGGTACGCAAAGCTCGTTCTGCTTGACTCTGTGGCGCCGGAGGCCATCTGCGAGACAGTGCAGCGGGAGAAGGTGACCGCCATCCCGACAGTCCCCGCCCTCATCGCGAGGGTCGTGCAAATGGAGGATCTTCAAAAATATGACCTGAGTTCACTCAAGAAGATATCTGTTGGTGGCGCGCCCAGCACGCCGGAACTCGTAAAAACTGTTTATGAAAAAATCGGCTGCCAGTTCATCAACGGATTCGGTTCTGTCGAGGGCACCTGCGCCGGCACCAAGCTGGGAGACAGCATCGAACTGATCTGTGGCAGCGTCGGCACCCCGGTCTGTCCCTATGATAACCTGAAAATAGTCGATACCAACGGCAACGAAGTGGCGCAGGGCACTGACGGAGAACTCGTGTCCAAGGGTCCCGGTATATTCACCGGCTATTTCAAATCACCGGAAGAAAATGCCAATATCTTCACCACTGACGGATTCTTCAAGACAGGCGACCAGGCCCGGAAGGATGAGTACGGTAACATATGGATAACAGGCAGGATCAAGGACATCATCATCAGGGGCGGCGAAAACATCAGCGCAGTGGAAATTGAGGGGCTGATCAGTGTGCACCCTGATGTGCGGGATGTCGCGGTGGTGGGCATGCCCGATAAAATCCTGGGCGAAAGGATTTGCGCCTATATTATACCGTCTGTAGGAAAAAAACCCACTCTTCAGGAGATCGTATTGTTCCTTAAAGGACGAGGCGCATCCGTACTCCAACTGCCGGAAAGGTTGGAACTGGTCGAAGAGCTTCCTCTCACGAAGGTCGGTAAGGTTGATAAGAAGGCTTTGCGCGCAGATATTCAGAAGAAAGTTGAAGGAGAGGCGTAA
- a CDS encoding xanthine dehydrogenase family protein molybdopterin-binding subunit, whose product MSSLIGKSLARIGSVDKAMGLSKFTTDIVLPGMLYAKSLRSPHAHARILNIDTSKAERIPGVKAVVTGIKDTPRGGVFGIIPHTRDHVLLPFDKARYIGEEVAAVAAIDEDIAEEAIEAIKVDYEPLPFVLTWQDAMKEGAPLVHENRVGNRAAHYLVNEGNIEEAFANSDLVWEKTFTCEVASHALPEPFTALCSFEPSGKYNFWMQTQCPFQVRQGLHNTLKVPLSDIRLHTVEMGGAHGGRSDTPPGAFIAALLSRKAGKPVQLKLSREEVEDCMRDKAAKVWTIKIGFKKDGTITGREINMVLECGAYASSAIVELWVPLLIDEVLWRAPSYRYDAKLIYTNKTISSMMRTRAHVGPMSMDVAFDEVAEKLGLDPIKIRLKNAILPNEVVPSKATVTSTGLSESIVMAAEKSGYKKKLGKMGPKRGIGIGSGNMQSMFYMGFRSGSTAFIKFNDDGSCTVFTGNCDLGQGNRTMHTQITSEVTGIPMSMIKVCYGDTELCYQDPGDYSMSATVVSANAVKRAAEDARLRILEIAGDLLDVAWDEVELRDDGKYYVKLRIGKGKGVSLGEICRTAFKRGKPIYGFGDYRARIDYSDFSVDVKEPYNEKTYGMKVTAYSFGTTAVQVEVDTDTGVVKVTDIWAVNDCGTVLNPMLVIGNMHGQLNFMLGQGLYEANVWDMKTGRKLTSDFRTYKVPTANETPRIETYFLNIPDPQGPYGAKEGSLGFGCGLHGAISNAIYDAVGVRAYDVPFKPETILKLLKEKEAKGAKKKK is encoded by the coding sequence ATGAGCAGCTTAATCGGAAAAAGTTTAGCGAGAATCGGCTCTGTCGACAAGGCAATGGGCCTTTCAAAATTCACGACGGACATAGTTCTGCCGGGTATGCTGTACGCCAAGTCATTGAGAAGCCCTCACGCGCACGCGCGTATCCTCAACATCGACACCAGCAAAGCAGAAAGGATTCCCGGCGTGAAAGCGGTGGTGACAGGCATCAAGGATACTCCCAGGGGAGGCGTCTTCGGTATCATCCCTCATACCAGGGATCACGTGCTGCTCCCTTTTGACAAGGCTCGTTATATCGGTGAAGAAGTCGCAGCGGTCGCCGCTATTGACGAGGACATAGCGGAAGAGGCAATCGAGGCTATCAAAGTTGACTATGAGCCCCTTCCTTTCGTGCTCACCTGGCAGGACGCAATGAAAGAGGGAGCGCCGCTGGTCCACGAGAACCGGGTGGGGAACAGGGCTGCCCACTACCTGGTCAACGAGGGCAACATCGAGGAAGCATTCGCAAACAGTGATCTGGTCTGGGAAAAAACTTTCACCTGCGAGGTAGCAAGCCACGCTCTGCCGGAGCCCTTCACGGCGCTCTGCAGCTTTGAGCCTTCCGGCAAGTATAACTTCTGGATGCAAACACAGTGCCCTTTCCAGGTGCGCCAAGGCCTGCACAATACACTGAAAGTTCCCCTCTCCGACATCAGGCTGCACACGGTTGAGATGGGCGGCGCTCACGGCGGCCGTTCGGATACACCTCCAGGGGCCTTCATCGCAGCTCTCCTCTCGAGAAAAGCCGGCAAGCCCGTTCAGCTGAAACTTTCCCGTGAAGAAGTAGAGGATTGCATGCGGGATAAAGCCGCAAAGGTATGGACCATAAAAATAGGCTTCAAGAAGGACGGCACGATCACCGGTAGAGAAATAAACATGGTGCTTGAGTGCGGGGCCTATGCATCGAGTGCCATCGTCGAACTCTGGGTGCCGCTTCTGATAGATGAAGTGCTCTGGCGTGCTCCCAGCTACCGGTATGATGCCAAGCTCATCTACACGAATAAGACGATAAGCTCCATGATGAGGACGAGGGCTCATGTCGGGCCCATGTCGATGGACGTTGCATTTGATGAGGTAGCCGAGAAGCTCGGGCTTGACCCCATCAAGATCCGTCTGAAAAATGCGATCCTGCCCAACGAGGTCGTACCCTCGAAGGCGACAGTCACCTCTACCGGTCTCTCCGAGAGCATCGTCATGGCAGCCGAAAAATCAGGATACAAGAAAAAACTGGGCAAGATGGGGCCGAAGCGCGGCATCGGCATAGGCTCCGGCAACATGCAGTCGATGTTCTACATGGGCTTCAGAAGCGGCTCCACAGCTTTCATAAAATTCAATGACGATGGAAGCTGCACGGTATTCACCGGTAACTGCGACCTCGGCCAGGGCAACAGAACCATGCACACGCAGATCACCTCAGAGGTTACCGGAATACCGATGTCTATGATCAAGGTCTGCTACGGGGACACCGAGCTCTGCTACCAGGATCCGGGTGATTACTCCATGTCAGCCACGGTCGTATCGGCAAACGCGGTAAAGAGAGCCGCAGAGGACGCAAGACTGCGTATCCTTGAAATCGCCGGCGACCTGCTGGATGTCGCATGGGATGAGGTCGAGCTGCGGGACGACGGTAAGTACTATGTCAAGCTGCGTATCGGCAAGGGTAAAGGCGTCTCCCTGGGAGAGATCTGCAGGACAGCCTTCAAGCGTGGGAAACCCATCTACGGCTTCGGCGATTACCGGGCCCGCATCGATTATTCAGATTTCTCCGTCGATGTAAAAGAACCATACAATGAGAAAACGTACGGCATGAAAGTCACCGCCTACTCCTTCGGTACTACGGCTGTACAGGTCGAAGTCGATACAGACACAGGCGTTGTGAAAGTAACGGACATCTGGGCAGTCAACGATTGCGGCACAGTGCTTAACCCGATGCTGGTGATCGGCAACATGCACGGGCAGCTCAACTTCATGCTGGGACAGGGTCTCTACGAGGCGAATGTATGGGACATGAAGACCGGCCGGAAGCTGACCAGCGACTTCCGCACCTACAAAGTGCCGACCGCGAACGAGACGCCTCGTATCGAAACCTATTTCCTTAACATCCCTGATCCCCAGGGTCCGTACGGTGCAAAAGAGGGTTCGCTGGGTTTCGGCTGCGGCCTGCATGGAGCAATCTCCAACGCGATTTATGACGCCGTGGGTGTCAGGGCATACGACGTGCCCTTTAAACCCGAAACCATACTTAAGCTGCTCAAGGAAAAAGAGGCAAAGGGAGCGAAGAAAAAGAAGTAG